In the Magnolia sinica isolate HGM2019 chromosome 15, MsV1, whole genome shotgun sequence genome, one interval contains:
- the LOC131227913 gene encoding very-long-chain aldehyde decarbonylase GL1-4-like has translation MARSKHRILHRSIEFDQVDRESNWDDQILLSGIVLYLSKMVVPGATNVPLWRTDGVVFIILLHVGPVELLYYWAHRALHHHFLYSRYHSHHHSSVVTEPITAVIHPFAEMVFYFMLFTIPQLTAALMGTASISAIAGYFTYIDFMNNMGHCNFELVPKLLFSMCPPLKYLMYTPSFHSLHHTQFRTNYCLFMPFYDYIYGTMDKSSDALYEASLKGTKEAPHVVHLTHPTTLYSIYHLRLGIASLASKPYAFQLYYSWMLWPISSGFMLLTWIFGSTFTVEWNRLHKLTMQTWAIPRYSFQYLLSCQRDIINSLIEKAILEAEEAGVKVISLGLLNQARLCKLFTFCNVGILSFSCKLTQSFHL, from the exons ATGGCCAGGAGCAAGCACAGGATACTGCACAGGAGTATTGAATTTGATCAGGTGGACAGAGAAAGCAACTG gGATGATCAGATACTCTTGAGTGGCATTGTTCTGTACTTGTCTAAGATGGTCGTCCCTGGAGCTACAAACGTGCCTTTATGGAGAACTGACGGTGTGGTTTTCATAATACTCCTTCACGTGGGTCCGGTGGAGTTGCTGTATTACTGGGCACACAGAGCATTGCACCATCATTTTCTGTACTCTCGCTACCACTCCCACCACCATTCCTCTGTCGTCACCGAGCCCATCACAG CTGTGATTCATCCGTTTGCAGAAATGGTTTTTTACTTCATGCTCTTCACAATCCCTCAGCTGACCGCGGCACTTATGGGGACGGCTTCCATCTCAGCCATCGCTGGGTATTTCACGTACATTGATTTCATGAACAACATGGGCCATTGCAACTTCGAGCTGGTCCCCAAGTTACTCTTCTCGATGTGTCCACCTCTCAAGTACCTCATGTACACGCCCTC GTTTCATTCGCTTCACCACACGCAATTCCGGACCAACTACTGCCTCTTCATGCCTTTCTATGACTATATATATGGCACCATGGACAAATCGTCAGATGCACTCTATGAAGCTTCACTCAAAGGAACGAAGGAGGCTCCACATGTGGTCCATCTCACCCATCCAACTACCCTCTATTCCATTTACCATCTACGGCTAGGAATTGCTTCGCTGGCTTCTAAACCATATGCTTTCCAACTGTACTATTCATGGATGCTGTGGCCCATTTCATCGGGGTTCATGTTGCTGACGTGGATATTTGGTTCCACCTTTACGGTTGAATGGAACAGGTTGCATAAGCTAACAATGCAAACATGGGCAATTCCAAGATACAGTTTCCAA TATTTATTATCATGTCAAAGAGATATAATCAATAGCTTGATTGAGAAGGCCATACTAGAGGCGGAAGAGGCAGGGGTTAAAGTTATCAGCTTAGGTCTTCTAAATCAGGCAAGATTATGCAAACTGTTTACATTTTGTAATGTGGGCATCCTTTCATTTTCCTGTAAACTGACACAAAGTTTTCATCTttag